Proteins encoded in a region of the Pocillopora verrucosa isolate sample1 chromosome 11, ASM3666991v2, whole genome shotgun sequence genome:
- the LOC131783706 gene encoding neuropeptide Y receptor type 2: MLYSTVNANRSWTRAEYLLNTTSQTPAAMDLHIARYAVFCSIFLFSVTGNTLVILTVVLLRKMKTVPMIFIANLAACDLTTTVSSIAFDLPELELGYWPYGAVPCRIIYPLATFSTNSAALTLVAISIDRYISIICPLNLRYRITKGKCFKIITAIHFASAVAVVPYVLILKYTAGLESPTCGENWPEGYSLNKAYTVLLFALQYGLPLVIMSVVYTRIGLKLCKNTGKAAELSSGKTNRSRSSTTSSGQTLLHSALDKATHSIQRRKRQNEKTAKMFLFVVLIFLIFMMPHQLLWLSYEYASNTSGFQKHEDLVVFVCRAFTYANSVLNPLVYGVCNGNFRRGVLSVLKCQCSKASQRKQVREAEIRRTETMLSTNSTPLYGGSSGFKENSTHANSVHFSLRREGLIRNGNGVVHQGALRTNLDQESISKLPTKEFRTKSETEENNNLNKTKPSGDKIPKESVAAKPEIRNSLYDNSLNSHLLHQDSDSDTMIWLRETEALLNKLCRELDVSRGDKSSQYGTQREIPFPLKEKNILSAQLSAEKETIL; the protein is encoded by the coding sequence ATGCTGTATTCGACTGTCAACGCTAACAGGTCTTGGACGCGCGCTGAATACTTGCTTAACACGACATCGCAAACACCCGCCGCCATGGATCTCCACATCGCAAGGTACGCAGTCTTCTGTTCCATCTTTCTCTTTAGCGTAACTGGGAACACACTGGTTATTCTAACCGTTGTTTTGCTtcggaaaatgaaaacagtccCAATGATATTCATAGCGAACTTAGCAGCCTGCGACCTTACCACTACTGTTTCAAGTATAGCGTTTGACTTGCCAGAGCTGGAACTCGGCTATTGGCCGTACGGAGCTGTTCCATGCAGGATTATTTATCCACTGGCTACATTTTCAACCAACTCAGCTGCGTTAACTCTAGTGGCGATATCAATTGACCGGTACATCTCGATAATTTGCCCCCTTAACCTGCGTTACCGCATCACGAAAGGTAAATGCTTTAAGATAATCACAGCGATTCATTTTGCCTCTGCTGTCGCAGTTGTACCTTATGTACTCATTTTGAAATACACAGCTGGCTTGGAATCCCCAACGTGTGGCGAAAATTGGCCCGAAGGTTATTCGCTGAACAAAGCGTACACAGTACTGCTGTTTGCGCTCCAATATGGACTGCCTTTGGTTATTATGTCTGTCGTTTATACGCGAATCGGCCTCAAACTTTGTAAAAACACTGGAAAAGCTGCTGAGCTTAGTTCTGGGAAAACAAACAGATCGCGCAGCTCAACAACCAGCTCGGGGCAGACTCTCCTCCACAGCGCACTGGACAAAGCAACTCACTCCATTCAGCGCAGAAAAAGACAGAACGAGAAAACCGCGaaaatgtttctgtttgttGTTCTTATCTTCTTGATATTCATGATGCCGCATCAATTGCTCTGGCTTAGCTACGAATATGCTAGCAACACCTCTGGTTTCCAGAAACATGAAGACCTCGTAGTCTTTGTATGCCGCGCTTTTACATACGCGAACTCTGTATTAAACCCACTCGTTTATGGTGTGTGTAACGGTAATTTTCGCCGCGGCGTTTTGTCAGTGCTGAAGTGTCAGTGCAGCAAGGCGAGTCAGAGAAAACAGGTGAGGGAAGCAGAAATTAGAAGAACTGAGACAATGTTGTCTACAAATTCAACGCCTTTGTATGGTGGTTCTTCGGGCTTTAAAGAAAACAGTACACATGCAAATTCTGTCCATTTCTCCCTGCGAAGGGAAGGCTTAATTCGTAACGGAAATGGTGTGGTACACCAAGGAGCTTTAAGGACAAACTTAGATCAAGAGTCCATCTCTAAACTGCCAACAAAAGAATTCAGGACGAAAAGTGAAAcggaagaaaacaacaatttgaacAAAACGAAACCAAGCGGTGATAAAATTCCTAAAGAAAGCGTCGCCGCTAAGCCGGAAATTCGTAACTCGCTGTATGATAACTCATTAAACAGCCATCTTCTACATCAAGACTCAGATAGCGATACTATGATATGGCTACGAGAAACGGAAGCTCTTTTGAACAAACTCTGCCGCGAACTTGACGTCTCCAGAGGAGACAAAAGCAGTCAGTACGGAACGCAACGGGAAATTCCATTCCCTTTGAAGGAGAAGAACATTTTAAGCGCCCAGTTGAGCGCGGAAAAAGAGACAATTCTTTAA